The Pseudomonadota bacterium genome has a window encoding:
- a CDS encoding pilus assembly protein, whose protein sequence is MTVLRRLYESTTALSSAAIGVTRRAIDRMAGDRSGAVAVIFGLAMIPIVGLAGSAVDYTRVSQDRSTTLAAADSAALAAVRSLRLSDAQVNQVVRDYLDANLPTDLRGIPFTLTINADRSGVRVDVNGETDTTVLPIIGIDKLNWAVTSEAVNNSIFTDIALVLDVTGSMRPNIGALRTAANDFVDIIFDGRNRIDDARIALVPYRYTVNIGNGPTQLSWMDTAGNARHHGENFEGRTWNAGCRPPPPPPGPPPPPPPPPGPPSPPPPPPPPGPPPPPPPPPSPPPPPPPPPPPPSSDWGYMGAPVEGEVLTAQHDETVASSNASVLDMVIDRSQMVGEIVGELIGVGQAHAVGRWPYGNGPRPGDPRPAWGDPECNGQTPNQVNHFDLFNAMGEAWEGCVEARPEPFDTRDTPPGANPDSRWVPYLWPDERDDAGGQTNPLAHSRNDYLQTNLPNWLSWPNANDREDGRHQAWVWKYRDEALDSDYGSFIEQGPNAACPNPIVALTGDIGPLNAGIAALEAKGAAGTNAAFGMAWGWRVLSPAVPFTQGLPYDPDNSRKIIILMTDGINDVQPQDNDYNEADFGAYGYLGRGRLGGTRLAAINRLDSKLREVCNSVKANGREIIVYTVMFDPGGGIPASLRNLYRNCATEADMYFEPSDADALVESFNDIAADIRRLRLTR, encoded by the coding sequence ATGACCGTTCTTCGTCGTCTCTACGAATCCACCACCGCACTTTCGAGCGCCGCCATTGGCGTGACACGGCGCGCTATCGACCGGATGGCTGGCGATCGCTCCGGCGCAGTTGCCGTGATCTTTGGTCTTGCGATGATCCCCATCGTCGGCCTTGCTGGCTCCGCTGTCGATTACACCCGCGTCAGCCAGGATCGATCAACCACACTCGCCGCAGCGGATTCTGCCGCTCTCGCGGCGGTGCGATCGCTGCGTTTGTCGGATGCACAGGTCAACCAAGTTGTCCGTGACTATCTCGATGCCAACTTGCCCACGGACCTGCGGGGTATCCCTTTCACATTGACGATCAACGCAGACCGCTCCGGCGTACGGGTGGATGTCAACGGCGAGACGGATACGACCGTCTTGCCGATTATTGGCATTGATAAGCTGAATTGGGCCGTCACGTCCGAAGCGGTCAACAACTCGATCTTCACCGATATTGCGCTTGTTCTTGACGTTACGGGGTCGATGCGCCCGAACATTGGTGCGTTGCGAACAGCAGCAAATGACTTCGTCGATATCATCTTTGACGGTCGGAACCGCATCGACGATGCCCGCATTGCGTTGGTGCCCTACCGCTATACGGTCAACATCGGTAACGGCCCGACGCAGCTTAGCTGGATGGACACCGCCGGGAACGCGCGCCATCACGGCGAGAACTTTGAAGGCCGGACTTGGAACGCAGGCTGCAGGCCGCCGCCCCCTCCGCCGGGGCCGCCGCCACCCCCGCCGCCGCCGCCAGGCCCGCCGTCGCCACCACCACCTCCGCCGCCGCCGGGGCCACCGCCACCGCCACCCCCGCCGCCGTCACCACCACCTCCTCCTCCGCCACCGCCACCTCCGCCAAGTTCGGATTGGGGTTACATGGGTGCGCCGGTTGAAGGCGAGGTATTGACCGCGCAGCACGATGAAACGGTTGCATCGTCCAACGCGTCCGTCCTCGACATGGTGATCGACCGCTCGCAGATGGTTGGCGAGATCGTCGGTGAATTGATCGGTGTTGGACAGGCCCACGCTGTTGGTCGCTGGCCCTATGGTAATGGGCCGCGTCCGGGCGACCCCCGACCGGCTTGGGGTGATCCCGAATGCAATGGGCAGACACCGAACCAGGTGAACCACTTCGATCTTTTCAACGCGATGGGCGAAGCATGGGAGGGGTGTGTTGAAGCACGGCCGGAACCATTCGACACCCGCGACACGCCACCAGGCGCCAACCCCGATAGCCGCTGGGTGCCTTACCTGTGGCCGGATGAGCGCGATGATGCTGGCGGTCAGACAAACCCGCTTGCGCACTCGCGTAACGACTACCTGCAGACCAACTTGCCGAACTGGCTGAGCTGGCCAAACGCCAACGATCGCGAGGATGGTCGTCACCAGGCTTGGGTTTGGAAGTATCGCGACGAGGCGCTTGATTCCGACTATGGCTCGTTTATCGAACAGGGTCCAAACGCGGCCTGTCCCAACCCGATCGTCGCTCTGACCGGTGACATAGGGCCACTCAATGCGGGCATTGCTGCCCTTGAGGCAAAGGGTGCCGCCGGAACCAATGCCGCGTTTGGGATGGCTTGGGGTTGGCGCGTTCTGTCACCCGCAGTTCCGTTCACCCAGGGTCTTCCCTACGACCCCGACAACAGTCGCAAGATCATCATCTTGATGACCGATGGCATCAACGACGTTCAGCCTCAGGACAATGATTACAACGAGGCCGATTTTGGAGCGTATGGCTATCTGGGTCGAGGACGTCTGGGCGGCACGCGATTGGCAGCCATCAACCGGCTTGACAGCAAGTTGCGCGAAGTCTGCAACTCGGTGAAGGCCAATGGTCGTGAGATCATTGTGTACACGGTGATGTTCGATCCTGGTGGTGGCATTCCAGCCAGCCTGCGCAATCTCTACCGCAATTGCGCGACCGAGGCGGACATGTACTTCGAGCCAAGCGACGCCGACGCACTTGTTGAAAGCTTCAACGATATCGCTGCCGATATCCGACGTTTGCGCTTGACCCGATAA
- a CDS encoding DUF3800 domain-containing protein produces the protein MYFLYIDDSTDRPTNVFSALLVPHDKWNEAFAYIKLWRGHLRDTHRIPLYAELHATEFLSGRGSRGVLGHLSRRIRSQIFHKHFEVVEHMKTKFGVRMINVCNDDDDQFRAFERMLNRVNRTMQSWNSYAYLICDEGKELQYTRMVRRMRVHNYIPSDRGVWDSGLATKNIPIDRIIEDPRFKSSVGSYFIQLSDFNAHGLLRMHKPTPRARQFRYHRSFNQLENVLVKECNRRDPKGIIR, from the coding sequence TTGTATTTCCTGTACATTGATGATTCCACAGATCGCCCAACAAACGTTTTTTCAGCGCTACTTGTTCCACATGACAAATGGAATGAAGCTTTCGCCTACATAAAGCTGTGGCGGGGTCACCTCCGGGATACTCATCGAATCCCTTTATATGCGGAGCTCCACGCAACCGAGTTTCTAAGCGGGCGCGGATCCCGCGGGGTGCTTGGACATCTGTCTCGTCGGATACGTTCGCAGATTTTTCACAAGCACTTTGAGGTGGTCGAGCACATGAAGACCAAATTCGGTGTTCGGATGATCAACGTCTGCAACGATGATGATGATCAGTTTCGTGCGTTTGAACGAATGCTGAACCGCGTTAACCGCACGATGCAGAGTTGGAATAGCTACGCCTACCTGATCTGCGATGAGGGAAAAGAGCTTCAATACACGCGCATGGTTCGGCGCATGCGGGTCCATAATTATATTCCAAGCGATCGCGGCGTTTGGGATTCCGGTCTCGCAACAAAGAACATCCCTATTGACCGCATCATTGAAGACCCGAGGTTCAAATCCTCCGTTGGAAGCTATTTTATTCAGCTTAGTGACTTCAACGCGCACGGCTTGTTGCGAATGCACAAGCCAACACCACGCGCCAGACAGTTTCGCTATCACCGCTCGTTCAATCAGCTTGAAAATGTATTGGTAAAAGAATGCAATCGACGTGATCCCAAAGGGATCATCAGATGA
- the trxA gene encoding thioredoxin has product MATVTVTDATFEAEVLQSDVPVIVDFWAEWCGPCKMIAPHLEAIAEEMGDKVKIAKVDVDTNQQTAQALRIMSMPTLVAFKGGQPVAQKVGAGSKTDLSNWISSAV; this is encoded by the coding sequence ATGGCCACCGTTACCGTTACCGATGCAACCTTCGAAGCAGAAGTGCTGCAGTCCGACGTACCCGTTATTGTTGATTTCTGGGCCGAATGGTGCGGCCCCTGTAAGATGATCGCCCCGCATCTGGAGGCAATTGCCGAGGAGATGGGCGACAAGGTAAAGATTGCGAAAGTCGACGTCGACACCAATCAACAGACCGCTCAAGCACTTCGGATCATGTCGATGCCAACGCTTGTCGCCTTCAAGGGTGGTCAACCTGTTGCTCAAAAGGTTGGGGCCGGATCGAAGACAGATCTTTCCAACTGGATTTCGAGCGCCGTTTAA
- a CDS encoding helix-turn-helix transcriptional regulator, protein MARGALRLTLEALAKKAGVHRNTISNIETGRYAGDAATMGALRNALEEAGIRFIAENGGGAGVRFSQPEGKSESRSIT, encoded by the coding sequence ATGGCGAGAGGCGCGCTACGTCTCACCCTTGAAGCTCTCGCCAAAAAGGCTGGGGTGCATCGAAACACGATCTCAAACATTGAAACCGGGCGATACGCCGGCGACGCAGCCACAATGGGCGCACTGAGAAATGCGCTCGAAGAAGCAGGCATTCGTTTCATTGCGGAGAATGGTGGTGGGGCCGGAGTTCGGTTTTCCCAACCGGAAGGCAAAAGCGAATCAAGATCAATCACTTAG
- a CDS encoding DUF6065 family protein, whose protein sequence is MNKPDTCPAHANTPVGETARTMRSEDFPLPASSGTAPCGLTFYRIHSDAPEIRPARAPRLWMDNTPDRFAYRCLPLSIANATGWEVSVPVGLRVSWNGGDKIDDMRVEALKPEEQPRVDRLAGSHFGSGVLTFHTGYVMRTSEGWGLWARGAPNTLKDGIAALDGLIETDWLPFPFTMNWKFTRPGIVTFNEGDVYCFVTPTPHHALEAIEPTMVPLDSDPHLRAEYEGWSEARADFNAKLHAREPEAMKQGWQRNYMHGRMLDGAPAPVKHATKRKLKAPKSL, encoded by the coding sequence ATGAATAAACCCGACACCTGCCCCGCTCACGCCAACACGCCAGTCGGGGAAACGGCCCGCACCATGCGCAGTGAAGATTTTCCTTTGCCTGCGTCCAGCGGGACTGCGCCCTGCGGATTGACCTTTTACCGCATCCATAGCGATGCGCCTGAAATCCGACCTGCACGGGCGCCGCGTCTCTGGATGGACAACACGCCCGACCGCTTTGCGTATCGGTGCTTGCCGCTGTCGATCGCCAACGCCACCGGTTGGGAAGTATCGGTGCCCGTAGGGCTGCGCGTCAGTTGGAACGGCGGTGATAAAATCGACGATATGCGCGTCGAAGCGCTGAAACCGGAGGAGCAGCCGCGCGTTGATCGGCTCGCAGGGTCACATTTTGGGTCCGGTGTTCTGACCTTCCATACGGGCTATGTTATGCGGACGTCAGAAGGTTGGGGTTTGTGGGCGCGAGGCGCGCCAAACACCTTGAAAGATGGTATCGCGGCGCTCGACGGGCTCATCGAAACCGATTGGCTACCGTTTCCTTTCACGATGAACTGGAAATTCACGCGGCCCGGAATCGTCACCTTTAACGAGGGCGACGTCTACTGTTTCGTGACCCCTACGCCGCATCACGCGCTTGAGGCCATCGAGCCAACGATGGTGCCTCTCGACAGCGATCCGCATTTGCGCGCGGAATACGAGGGCTGGTCCGAAGCGCGGGCCGATTTCAATGCCAAGCTGCACGCTCGGGAACCGGAAGCCATGAAACAGGGCTGGCAGCGCAACTACATGCACGGCCGCATGCTTGATGGCGCGCCCGCGCCGGTCAAGCATGCAACCAAACGCAAGCTGAAGGCGCCCAAGAGCCTGTAA
- the addA gene encoding double-strand break repair helicase AddA, translating into MTDVANHELPHASRDPSALYQARASDPRASAWVSANAGSGKTTVLTTRVLRLLLAGNDPSNILCLTFTKAAAAEMAKRVFDALAAWTRLDDKALAAELAALDPLQKRLSNTDLRSARTLFARALETPGGLKIQTIHAFCESLLHQFPLEADVSASFTVLDDRDADELKAQARDAVIMRAARGTDPALTAAFEAALETRAETTLEEQLDAVLAERHALLRAFDEASLQTKGQRLETKDQRLEFLLNAHGAHVALSDADIGGMPLEAPLNASPHLPENYVEALFEFAEVGGTDTDRKNAAHLHDARHSQGAAGRLSAYQAALFKKNGEARKFGKYFGKDLQARFPDVLERLEREQQRASALFAQKGYAELMTLALEALAAFEALKVRAGALDFDDLIARTVGLLKRSEARDWVRYKMDQRIDHILVDEAQDTSPQQWSIINALADEFFAGEGARQGMPPTFFAVGDEKQSIFSFQGADPRHFDGTRRALERKAAATGAAFHDRVPLRRSYRSSPDILGAVDCVFEQSDARDGVGGADQLIHEANRHDPGLVELWPVIVGTDSDEPEDWTQPLDLPDPPNQLLAHAIASRIKEQISAGAEPSDVLILLRRRGDMLDTLNRALKRVGIPVAGADRLTLTDHIAVEDVIALMRAVLLPEDDLTLATLLKSPLLGLDDKHLEALCAERTGFVIDALNGPSDDPNIREAAERFARWRAMADQATPFAFLSLVLGRDGGMRAFMRRLGEDARDPLEEVLRLARSQEARAGTGLASLQSFTDDLARSEITIKRDMEAQGRSVRIMTVHGSKGLEAKCVYLVDTCTLPKAPTGVVRFDEEPASAGNNRKSPPILALSGGAAGLAYADDKARLSLLQMQEYRRLLYVAMTRARDQLIVTGHLSGKKGNTEPPLESWYALVDRALGEDARDVGPLIEGKDGSIRLWRASPWPAETTTLDEALRLIPVASEKSAVARLPDKKKMAALRAEMDAPFQPLNPSAPLRPSSARRDAQTGADAWLTTNEADRHITTISRVEPARWGDALAFGTLVHSLLESSSLPTRGRARSLAETLSGDQIDGSAALSEARVGEALAQALGVRAMPDASQLYPTGTTAVARSEVPLRGQLRDAEGAIRTISGSIDRLVIVPDRVLAVDFKTNANVPPADQLGDAAPDYVAQMAVYAALLSGLYPDRSVQCGLLWTAAPRIDWLPNHLLRSAFQALKLQAPNTAA; encoded by the coding sequence ATGACCGACGTTGCAAACCACGAGCTCCCGCACGCCTCCCGCGACCCGAGCGCGCTTTACCAGGCTCGCGCATCGGACCCCCGTGCATCCGCCTGGGTGAGCGCAAACGCCGGTTCAGGCAAGACCACCGTTCTGACGACCCGCGTGCTGCGCCTGTTACTGGCGGGTAACGATCCATCCAACATCTTGTGCCTGACCTTCACAAAGGCCGCCGCTGCTGAAATGGCAAAGCGCGTGTTCGACGCACTGGCAGCCTGGACCCGGCTTGATGATAAGGCGCTGGCAGCCGAACTTGCCGCCTTGGACCCGTTACAAAAGAGGCTCTCGAACACCGATTTGCGGAGCGCACGCACGCTTTTCGCACGCGCTTTAGAAACGCCGGGCGGTTTGAAAATCCAGACGATCCACGCATTCTGTGAAAGTCTGCTGCACCAGTTTCCGCTTGAAGCTGATGTCTCAGCGTCTTTTACCGTTCTTGATGACCGCGACGCGGACGAGTTGAAAGCGCAGGCGCGCGACGCTGTGATTATGCGTGCGGCGCGCGGTACCGACCCCGCGCTGACCGCTGCGTTTGAAGCGGCTTTGGAAACCCGCGCCGAAACCACCCTTGAGGAGCAGCTCGACGCTGTTTTGGCCGAGCGTCACGCGCTCCTGCGAGCATTTGATGAGGCCAGTCTGCAGACCAAGGGCCAAAGGCTGGAGACAAAGGACCAAAGGCTAGAATTTCTGCTCAATGCCCATGGCGCACATGTGGCTCTATCAGACGCCGACATCGGAGGAATGCCGCTTGAAGCGCCGCTCAACGCCTCACCGCATTTGCCAGAAAACTACGTCGAAGCGCTCTTTGAGTTTGCGGAGGTCGGTGGAACAGATACCGATCGCAAAAACGCGGCTCACTTGCATGACGCGAGGCACTCACAGGGTGCTGCTGGCCGGCTATCGGCTTACCAGGCAGCCTTGTTCAAGAAGAACGGTGAGGCCCGCAAATTCGGCAAGTATTTCGGTAAGGATTTGCAAGCACGCTTCCCCGACGTTCTTGAGCGGTTGGAGCGCGAGCAGCAGCGCGCGTCGGCTTTGTTTGCGCAGAAGGGGTATGCCGAGCTCATGACGCTTGCCCTGGAGGCATTAGCGGCTTTCGAAGCGCTCAAGGTACGCGCGGGCGCGCTGGATTTTGATGACCTGATTGCGCGAACGGTCGGTTTGTTGAAGCGTTCTGAAGCGCGCGACTGGGTGCGGTACAAGATGGACCAGCGTATCGACCACATATTGGTCGATGAAGCTCAAGATACCTCGCCCCAGCAATGGTCCATCATCAATGCGCTTGCTGACGAGTTTTTCGCGGGCGAAGGCGCTCGGCAGGGCATGCCGCCGACCTTCTTTGCCGTCGGCGATGAAAAACAGTCCATCTTCTCGTTTCAGGGGGCGGACCCCCGGCATTTTGACGGGACGCGCCGCGCGCTTGAGCGCAAAGCTGCCGCGACGGGTGCAGCTTTTCACGACCGGGTGCCGCTGCGCAGGTCCTACCGGTCGTCGCCCGATATTCTCGGAGCTGTCGATTGTGTTTTCGAACAGTCAGACGCCCGCGACGGGGTCGGCGGAGCTGATCAGCTTATCCATGAGGCCAACCGGCATGATCCCGGACTGGTGGAACTCTGGCCGGTTATTGTGGGTACCGACAGCGATGAGCCTGAGGACTGGACGCAACCGCTCGACCTTCCCGATCCGCCCAACCAATTGCTTGCACACGCAATCGCGAGCCGCATCAAAGAGCAAATTTCGGCCGGTGCCGAGCCGTCTGACGTCCTGATCCTGCTACGCCGTCGCGGCGATATGCTCGACACCCTCAACCGCGCTCTGAAACGTGTGGGCATCCCGGTTGCAGGTGCCGATCGTCTGACCTTGACCGACCACATTGCCGTTGAAGATGTCATAGCGCTCATGCGCGCGGTACTCCTGCCTGAGGATGATCTGACGCTCGCGACGCTGCTGAAGAGCCCCTTGCTTGGGCTTGACGACAAGCATCTAGAAGCCTTGTGCGCCGAGCGAACCGGCTTCGTCATTGATGCGCTGAACGGACCCAGCGACGATCCAAATATCCGGGAGGCGGCCGAACGATTCGCGCGCTGGCGCGCGATGGCCGACCAGGCCACACCATTCGCTTTTCTCAGCCTTGTCCTGGGCCGAGACGGTGGTATGCGAGCCTTCATGCGGCGGCTCGGTGAAGACGCTCGCGACCCCCTCGAAGAGGTTCTTCGGTTGGCACGATCCCAAGAGGCGCGCGCAGGAACTGGGCTCGCCAGTCTTCAGTCCTTCACAGATGACCTCGCCCGGTCGGAGATCACCATCAAGCGAGACATGGAAGCCCAAGGACGCTCCGTGCGCATCATGACGGTGCATGGCTCGAAGGGGCTGGAGGCAAAGTGCGTGTATCTTGTTGATACGTGCACCTTGCCCAAGGCGCCGACTGGTGTTGTCAGGTTCGACGAGGAACCGGCATCGGCTGGCAACAACCGCAAGTCGCCCCCGATACTTGCGCTTAGCGGCGGTGCTGCGGGTTTGGCGTATGCAGACGACAAGGCCCGCCTATCGCTGCTGCAGATGCAAGAGTACCGGCGTCTCCTTTACGTGGCCATGACCCGTGCTCGCGACCAACTGATCGTCACTGGGCACTTGAGCGGCAAGAAAGGAAACACGGAGCCGCCGCTCGAAAGTTGGTATGCGCTGGTGGACCGTGCTCTCGGCGAGGATGCGCGCGATGTCGGCCCGTTGATCGAGGGTAAGGACGGTTCGATCAGGTTATGGCGCGCATCGCCCTGGCCGGCAGAGACGACAACCCTTGATGAAGCGCTGCGCTTGATACCCGTGGCGTCGGAAAAGTCCGCTGTCGCGCGTCTGCCCGACAAAAAAAAGATGGCGGCGCTGCGCGCGGAGATGGATGCGCCATTCCAACCCCTCAATCCAAGTGCGCCGCTGCGCCCGTCGTCTGCACGGCGCGACGCACAGACGGGTGCGGATGCGTGGCTGACGACCAATGAAGCCGACCGTCACATCACCACCATTTCGCGCGTCGAACCCGCGAGATGGGGCGATGCGCTGGCCTTCGGAACTCTTGTTCACAGTTTGCTGGAAAGCTCATCATTACCCACAAGAGGGCGTGCCCGATCCCTGGCAGAAACACTTTCAGGGGACCAAATCGATGGGTCTGCGGCCCTAAGCGAGGCGCGGGTGGGTGAAGCGTTGGCTCAAGCCCTTGGTGTGCGTGCCATGCCGGATGCGTCCCAATTGTATCCGACCGGAACCACCGCCGTTGCACGCAGCGAGGTTCCGTTGCGCGGGCAGCTTCGCGATGCCGAAGGCGCAATCCGCACGATTTCCGGATCTATCGATCGGCTGGTGATTGTGCCCGATCGTGTCTTGGCTGTGGACTTTAAAACCAACGCAAACGTGCCTCCGGCGGATCAGCTTGGGGATGCGGCGCCTGATTACGTGGCTCAAATGGCCGTGTACGCCGCTCTGCTGTCTGGCCTCTATCCAGATAGATCGGTGCAATGCGGACTGCTTTGGACAGCAGCGCCGCGGATCGACTGGCTACCGAACCATTTGCTGCGGTCAGCTTTTCAGGCACTCAAACTTCAGGCACCAAACACAGCTGCGTGA
- a CDS encoding helix-turn-helix domain-containing protein, translating to MLSEINTLAAHMMLGLHPELSAADKRVGIAIIEHFNRKDGRCNPSIARLSKLLDLPDKTVRRATAKLHSLKLILKVSHGGRSGTARYIPQWDVFASLKADWEAKFSSKPARTDRTKLTGTTGQECPKQPDKNVRQTQRTNPKKEPKPTNVEKRARPRIRQAQGHFLLPVDGGLSIRREQQASNQALKRVDAYLQRIAGAYEAFAMLPTQDQQSAYDAERHKSGEGCALALRLIQEQPHNQAIAVASR from the coding sequence ATGCTTTCGGAAATCAACACCCTTGCTGCGCACATGATGCTTGGCTTGCACCCCGAACTGAGTGCTGCTGACAAGCGGGTCGGCATTGCAATCATTGAGCACTTCAACCGGAAAGACGGTCGGTGCAATCCCAGTATCGCGCGGCTGTCAAAGCTCTTGGATCTGCCGGACAAGACGGTCCGCCGCGCCACGGCGAAGCTCCACAGCCTGAAGCTGATCTTGAAAGTCAGCCATGGAGGGCGATCTGGGACCGCTAGATATATCCCGCAATGGGATGTTTTCGCGTCTCTGAAGGCGGACTGGGAAGCGAAGTTTAGCAGCAAACCAGCTCGTACTGACCGGACAAAATTGACCGGTACAACCGGACAAGAATGTCCGAAACAACCGGACAAAAATGTCCGACAAACCCAGAGAACTAACCCAAAGAAAGAACCCAAGCCCACGAATGTGGAGAAACGGGCGCGACCCCGCATACGCCAAGCCCAAGGTCACTTCCTTCTTCCTGTCGATGGAGGTCTCTCGATCAGGCGGGAACAGCAAGCAAGCAATCAAGCCCTGAAGCGCGTCGATGCTTACCTTCAGCGCATAGCTGGCGCTTATGAGGCTTTCGCAATGCTGCCGACACAGGACCAACAAAGTGCTTACGACGCTGAGCGCCATAAGTCTGGTGAAGGATGTGCCTTGGCTTTGCGCCTCATCCAAGAGCAGCCTCACAACCAGGCAATCGCGGTGGCTTCGAGATGA
- a CDS encoding phage terminase large subunit family protein: protein MSDLALRTEQLVREARLRGLRPEPQMTVSEWSDRNRLLPASNAEPRPWRTDRVPYLREIMDAASTGSRIERIAFMKGAQIGATEAGLNAIGYWIDHAPGLILGVWPSIDMVRRNSKTRIDPLIEDTPAISGKIAPPRSRDSGNTVALKEFPGGALILTGANSATGLRSTAARYLLLDEVDAFPHDVGDEGDPVALAIQRTVTFAGRRKILMISTPTIAGVSRIEKAYLESDQRRFYVPCPQCGTHQTLKWSGVAWPEGQPSKAHYVCQNGCVIEERDKPEMLRRGEWRATAEGDGRTAGFHLSALYSPFEPWSEIAADFLASKRDPERLKTWTNLKLGEAFEDRDTAPLSAESIALRAEEPDTPWFDLLPDGVALITAGVDVQDDRLELEVVGWGIGEESWSLDYQIIAGDTSKPGVWDALDRHLLRRFRHLRDVPELPIAATAIDSGGHRTGEVMSFSAARLNRRVWAIKGRGGSGVPPWPRRPPKARRASVAPIHIVGVDNLKHTLMGRLRMEEGVGPGVVHVPVTRDHDWFAGLVAERAVRKYVKGVARLEWIHDRGVRNEPLDCRVYAMAALAGLRAHGADLRLLCEQISGKKLRLPSDSDRTSAPANSQRTRNRVPSRWMTDKS from the coding sequence ATGAGTGATCTCGCATTGCGGACAGAGCAGCTGGTGCGCGAGGCGAGGCTGCGAGGCCTTCGACCAGAACCACAAATGACCGTGTCTGAATGGTCGGATCGCAATCGTTTGCTCCCCGCATCAAATGCAGAACCCAGGCCATGGCGAACCGATCGTGTGCCCTACCTTCGCGAAATCATGGACGCGGCATCTACCGGCTCGCGGATTGAGCGAATTGCTTTTATGAAAGGCGCCCAAATCGGCGCAACCGAGGCTGGTTTGAACGCCATCGGTTATTGGATCGACCATGCGCCTGGCTTGATCCTCGGCGTCTGGCCATCGATCGATATGGTACGGCGGAACTCGAAAACCCGCATTGATCCATTGATCGAAGATACGCCAGCGATCAGCGGAAAGATTGCACCGCCGCGATCGAGAGACAGCGGAAACACTGTTGCGCTGAAAGAGTTTCCCGGGGGTGCCTTGATTCTTACCGGCGCCAACTCTGCCACAGGACTTCGATCAACGGCAGCGCGGTATCTCCTGCTCGATGAGGTGGATGCCTTCCCTCATGACGTCGGCGACGAAGGCGACCCTGTGGCTTTGGCCATACAGCGCACCGTTACGTTTGCCGGCAGGCGGAAGATCCTCATGATCTCGACACCAACCATTGCAGGCGTCAGCCGTATTGAGAAAGCCTACCTTGAGAGTGATCAGAGGCGCTTCTATGTCCCGTGTCCCCAATGTGGAACGCACCAAACGCTGAAATGGTCGGGCGTGGCATGGCCAGAAGGACAGCCCTCAAAGGCCCACTACGTTTGCCAGAACGGTTGCGTCATTGAGGAACGGGACAAACCTGAAATGCTGCGCCGTGGCGAATGGCGCGCGACGGCGGAGGGTGATGGCCGAACAGCGGGTTTCCATCTTTCAGCGCTTTACAGTCCCTTTGAGCCTTGGTCTGAGATTGCCGCTGACTTCCTCGCATCTAAGCGAGATCCAGAGCGGCTGAAAACTTGGACCAACCTCAAGCTAGGCGAAGCATTTGAGGATCGCGATACAGCTCCTTTATCAGCGGAATCGATCGCATTGCGGGCAGAAGAGCCGGATACGCCTTGGTTCGATTTGCTGCCTGATGGTGTTGCGCTCATCACGGCTGGCGTGGACGTGCAGGATGATCGGTTGGAACTCGAGGTCGTGGGTTGGGGTATAGGCGAAGAAAGCTGGTCACTAGACTACCAGATTATCGCTGGCGATACCTCAAAACCTGGTGTTTGGGATGCGCTTGACCGGCATCTGTTACGGCGGTTCCGCCACCTGCGAGATGTGCCAGAATTGCCGATAGCCGCAACGGCAATCGATAGTGGAGGGCACCGAACAGGCGAGGTGATGTCGTTCTCAGCTGCGCGTCTCAACCGACGTGTGTGGGCGATTAAGGGCCGCGGCGGCTCTGGTGTTCCGCCATGGCCGCGCCGTCCTCCAAAAGCACGCAGGGCGTCGGTTGCGCCAATCCATATCGTTGGAGTGGACAACTTAAAGCACACCCTCATGGGACGCCTTAGGATGGAGGAAGGTGTCGGGCCGGGCGTCGTTCATGTGCCAGTCACAAGAGATCATGACTGGTTCGCTGGTCTGGTCGCAGAGCGAGCGGTGCGCAAGTACGTCAAGGGTGTGGCGCGCCTTGAGTGGATCCATGATCGGGGGGTGAGAAACGAGCCCTTAGACTGTCGCGTGTACGCCATGGCAGCGCTAGCTGGCTTGCGTGCGCATGGCGCAGACTTGAGATTGCTTTGCGAACAGATTTCCGGAAAGAAACTCAGACTTCCGTCCGATAGCGACAGAACTTCAGCGCCAGCAAACTCTCAAAGAACAAGGAATCGTGTACCCTCGCGGTGGATGACCGATAAGAGCTGA